In Actinobacillus indolicus, a single genomic region encodes these proteins:
- the pta gene encoding phosphate acetyltransferase: protein MSRTIILIPISTGVGLTSVSLGLVHSLEQKGAKVGFLKPIAQPISGEDTLDRSTTIIRLSQSTETGTPFMLSEAEALIAKNQTDVLLEKVVERHQRLAKNSDIIVIEGLIPTRKNSYANSINYDIAQALDAEIVLVAAPAADKPAQLKERIDAAASLFGGLDNPNLLGVIINKFNAPVDESGRTRPDLTEIFDSFQHSTNNIAEMENLFKNSPLKLLACVAWKSDLIATRAIDLAKHLGAAIINEGEVQKRRIRSVTFCARSLPNMVDHFKAGSLLVASADRPDVVVAAALAAMNGVEIAALLLTGGYKIDNQIAKLCQQAFETGLPIFRVEGNTWQTALSLQSFSLEVPVDDKERIDSIKQYVSEQFDAGFIDGISKGAVRARRLSPAAFRYQLTELAREAKKRIVLPEGDEPRTVKAAALCAERGIAECVLLAPPADVQRVAEAQGVTLGKGITIIDPAEVRENYVARLVELRKNKGMTEVVAREQLLDTVVLGTMMLEANEVDGLVSGAVHTTANTIRPPMQIIKTAPGNSIISSVFFMLLPDQVLVYGDCAVNPDPTAEQLAEIAIQSAESAKSFGIDPRVAMISYSTGTSGAGADVEKVAEATRIAKEKRPDLIIDGPLQYDAAIMEDVARSKAPNSPVAGKATVFVFPDLNTGNTTYKAVQRSADLVSIGPMLQGMRKPVNDLSRGALVDDIVYTIALTAIQATQ from the coding sequence ATGTCTAGAACAATTATTTTAATTCCAATCAGTACTGGCGTTGGTTTAACTAGCGTTAGTCTCGGCTTAGTACACTCCCTTGAACAAAAAGGGGCAAAAGTAGGTTTCTTAAAACCGATTGCACAACCAATCAGCGGTGAAGATACTCTTGACCGTTCAACAACGATTATCCGTCTTTCACAAAGTACCGAAACAGGTACACCATTTATGCTAAGTGAAGCGGAAGCATTAATTGCGAAAAACCAAACCGATGTATTACTTGAAAAAGTGGTTGAGCGTCATCAAAGACTCGCTAAAAACAGCGATATTATTGTGATTGAAGGCTTAATTCCAACTCGTAAAAACTCTTACGCAAACAGCATTAACTATGACATTGCACAAGCATTAGATGCTGAAATCGTTTTAGTTGCAGCACCAGCTGCAGATAAACCAGCACAGCTTAAAGAGCGTATTGATGCAGCAGCTTCTCTATTTGGTGGTCTTGATAATCCAAACTTATTGGGTGTCATTATTAATAAATTTAATGCACCAGTCGATGAATCAGGACGTACACGCCCAGATTTAACTGAAATTTTCGACTCTTTCCAACACAGCACAAATAATATTGCTGAAATGGAAAATCTATTTAAGAACAGCCCACTCAAATTACTTGCTTGTGTTGCATGGAAATCTGATTTAATCGCAACGCGTGCGATTGATCTGGCAAAACACTTAGGTGCAGCAATTATCAATGAAGGCGAAGTACAAAAACGCCGTATTCGTAGCGTCACATTCTGTGCAAGAAGCTTGCCAAATATGGTTGATCACTTCAAAGCAGGTAGCTTATTAGTTGCATCTGCAGATCGTCCAGATGTGGTTGTTGCTGCGGCTCTTGCTGCAATGAATGGTGTAGAAATTGCAGCGCTACTTTTAACGGGTGGTTATAAAATTGATAACCAAATTGCTAAACTTTGCCAACAAGCCTTTGAAACAGGTTTACCAATTTTCCGTGTAGAAGGCAATACATGGCAAACTGCATTAAGTTTACAAAGCTTTAGCCTAGAAGTGCCAGTTGATGATAAAGAACGTATTGATTCGATTAAACAATATGTTTCAGAACAATTTGATGCAGGCTTTATTGATGGTATTTCAAAAGGTGCAGTTCGCGCTCGTCGCCTCTCCCCTGCTGCATTCCGTTATCAATTAACCGAACTTGCGCGTGAAGCGAAAAAACGCATTGTATTACCAGAAGGTGATGAGCCTCGTACCGTTAAAGCCGCTGCACTCTGTGCGGAACGTGGCATTGCAGAATGTGTACTTTTAGCACCACCAGCGGATGTTCAACGTGTTGCTGAAGCTCAAGGGGTTACTTTAGGCAAAGGCATTACCATTATTGACCCAGCTGAAGTGCGTGAAAACTATGTGGCTCGTTTAGTTGAATTGCGTAAAAATAAAGGTATGACGGAAGTTGTTGCTCGTGAGCAGCTTTTAGATACGGTTGTGCTTGGTACAATGATGCTAGAAGCAAATGAAGTAGATGGCTTAGTTTCAGGTGCGGTTCACACGACTGCAAATACAATCCGTCCACCAATGCAAATTATCAAAACAGCACCAGGTAACTCTATTATTTCATCTGTGTTCTTTATGTTATTACCAGATCAAGTACTTGTTTACGGTGACTGTGCGGTAAACCCAGATCCAACGGCTGAACAATTAGCAGAAATCGCTATCCAATCAGCTGAATCTGCGAAGTCATTCGGTATTGACCCGCGTGTTGCAATGATTTCTTACTCAACAGGTACTTCTGGTGCTGGTGCAGACGTAGAAAAAGTAGCGGAAGCAACCCGTATTGCGAAAGAAAAACGCCCAGATTTAATCATTGATGGTCCATTACAATACGACGCGGCAATTATGGAAGATGTGGCTCGTTCTAAAGCGCCTAACTCCCCTGTTGCAGGTAAAGCGACCGTATTCGTATTCCCAGACTTGAACACAGGTAACACAACTTATAAAGCGGTTCAACGCTCTGCGGATCTCGTCTCTATCGGTCCAATGCTACAAGGTATGCGTAAACCGGTAAACGACTTATCTCGTGGTGCTTTGGTTGATGATATTGTTTATACGATTGCATTAACAGCGATTCAAGCGACACAGTAA
- the galU gene encoding UTP--glucose-1-phosphate uridylyltransferase GalU has product MKVIIPVAGLGTRMLPATKAIPKEMLTIADKPLIQYIVNECVAAGAKEIVLVTHSSKNAIENHFDTSFELETMLEKRVKRQLLDEVRSIVPKDVTLMHVRQGQAKGLGHAVLCGRAVVGNEPFAVVLPDVLLADFTADQKTENLAAMIQRFKETGKSQIMVAPVAKENVSSYGIVDCQGAELQPAGTAKIANIIEKPSVEEAPSNFAVVGRYVFSAEIWDLLAKTPVGVGDEIQLTDAIDMLIEQQDVEAFHMTGKTFDCGDKLGYMEAFVEYSLNHDKFGGEFKDYLKKLAKSL; this is encoded by the coding sequence ATGAAAGTGATTATTCCTGTCGCGGGTCTTGGTACTCGTATGCTCCCTGCAACAAAAGCAATTCCAAAAGAGATGCTAACCATTGCAGATAAACCATTAATTCAATATATTGTGAATGAGTGTGTGGCTGCAGGAGCTAAAGAAATTGTATTAGTAACTCACTCATCTAAGAATGCTATCGAAAACCATTTTGATACATCTTTTGAGCTAGAAACGATGTTAGAAAAACGGGTAAAACGTCAGTTGTTAGATGAGGTGCGTTCGATTGTGCCTAAAGATGTGACCTTGATGCATGTTCGTCAAGGGCAAGCAAAAGGATTAGGTCACGCCGTATTATGTGGTAGAGCGGTGGTGGGTAATGAACCTTTTGCAGTGGTGTTGCCTGATGTGCTATTAGCCGATTTTACGGCAGATCAAAAAACAGAAAACTTAGCAGCAATGATTCAACGTTTTAAAGAAACAGGCAAAAGCCAAATTATGGTAGCACCTGTGGCGAAAGAAAATGTGAGTAGCTACGGTATTGTGGATTGCCAAGGCGCAGAATTACAACCTGCAGGTACAGCGAAGATTGCTAATATCATTGAAAAACCAAGTGTTGAAGAAGCCCCATCTAATTTTGCGGTTGTCGGTCGTTATGTATTTTCAGCAGAAATTTGGGATCTTTTAGCTAAAACACCAGTTGGCGTGGGCGATGAAATCCAATTAACCGATGCGATTGATATGTTAATTGAGCAGCAAGATGTGGAAGCTTTCCATATGACAGGTAAAACGTTCGATTGTGGCGATAAATTAGGCTATATGGAAGCATTCGTTGAATATAGTTTAAACCACGATAAATTTGGTGGTGAATTTAAAGATTATCTGAAAAAATTGGCGAAGTCACTGTAA
- the csrA gene encoding carbon storage regulator CsrA — MLILTRKIGESLLIGDDVEITVLSIRGSQVKLGVKAPKEISVHREEIYQRIKALAEEPLSE, encoded by the coding sequence ATGCTTATTCTAACCCGTAAGATTGGCGAAAGCTTGTTAATCGGTGATGATGTAGAAATTACTGTCCTAAGTATTCGTGGTAGTCAGGTTAAATTAGGGGTAAAAGCACCTAAAGAAATTTCTGTTCACCGTGAAGAAATCTATCAAAGAATCAAAGCGTTAGCTGAAGAGCCACTATCTGAGTAA
- the yciH gene encoding stress response translation initiation inhibitor YciH, which translates to MSLVYSTEIGRITQEKPKVERPKGDGIIRIQRQTSGRKGKGVCVIMGLDLDDRSLVALASELKRKSGCGGSVKDGVIEIQGDNRDQLKQMLEQKGYTVKLAGG; encoded by the coding sequence ATGAGTTTGGTATATTCCACAGAAATAGGCCGAATTACACAAGAAAAGCCCAAAGTAGAACGTCCAAAGGGTGACGGAATTATTCGTATACAGCGCCAAACGAGTGGACGTAAAGGGAAAGGCGTTTGTGTTATTATGGGACTAGATTTAGATGACAGAAGCTTAGTCGCCCTTGCATCTGAATTAAAACGAAAAAGCGGATGCGGAGGCTCAGTTAAAGATGGAGTGATTGAAATTCAAGGCGATAATCGCGACCAACTTAAACAAATGTTAGAGCAAAAAGGATACACAGTTAAATTAGCTGGTGGATAA
- the cmk gene encoding (d)CMP kinase, whose product MKNIVITVDGPSGAGKGTLCHALADKLGFDFLDSGAIYRILALAAVKHGIDFENELALAELGRKLDVKFVPENNEIQVILDGENVGDQIRTAEAGQNASKIAVYPQVREALLQRQRDFRSTKGLIADGRDMGTVVFPDAEIKFFLDASAEERTKRRVKQLQEKGFNANFDEILAEIKERDFRDRNRPVAPLVPAKDAMILDSTHLSIEEVIQQALDYIAQKY is encoded by the coding sequence ATGAAAAATATTGTGATTACTGTTGATGGTCCAAGTGGTGCAGGAAAAGGAACATTATGCCATGCGCTTGCGGATAAATTAGGCTTTGATTTTTTGGATTCTGGGGCTATTTATCGCATTTTGGCCTTGGCAGCGGTAAAACACGGAATTGATTTTGAAAATGAGCTTGCTCTTGCAGAGTTGGGACGTAAACTTGATGTAAAATTTGTACCTGAAAATAATGAAATTCAGGTTATTTTAGACGGTGAAAATGTTGGCGACCAAATTCGTACCGCAGAAGCAGGGCAGAATGCGTCAAAAATTGCCGTTTATCCCCAAGTGCGTGAAGCATTATTACAACGTCAAAGAGATTTTCGTAGCACCAAAGGACTCATTGCAGATGGACGTGATATGGGAACGGTTGTTTTCCCTGATGCTGAAATTAAGTTCTTTTTAGATGCAAGTGCAGAAGAACGTACAAAAAGACGTGTAAAACAGTTGCAAGAAAAGGGATTTAATGCTAACTTTGACGAGATTTTAGCCGAGATAAAAGAGCGTGATTTTCGGGACAGAAATCGTCCTGTTGCGCCACTTGTTCCAGCTAAAGATGCGATGATTTTAGATTCAACGCATTTATCTATTGAGGAAGTTATTCAACAGGCGTTGGATTATATTGCTCAAAAATATTGA
- a CDS encoding acetate kinase, translated as MSKNILILNCGSSSLKFAILDPVSGDEKLSGLAENFNLADARIKWKLNGEKGAADLGAGAAHSEALNYIVKNILSAELKDSIGAIGHRIVHGGEKYTSSIVITDEVVAGIKEAAAFAPLHNPAHLIGIEEAFKAFPELKEKNVAVFDTAFHQTMPEHAYLYALPYALYKEHGVRRYGFHGTSHYYVSREVAKVVGVEPSKVNVITCHLGNGASVAAIRNGECIDTSMGFTPLEGLVMGTRSGDLDPAIIFFMHNTLGMSVKEIEETLVKKSGLLGLTGVTSDCRYSEDNYSTHPEAKRAMDSFCYRLAKYIGSYMAALGDDHLDAIVFTGGIGENAGPVRELTLNYLKLFGIKVDSEKNMAARFGKSGEITAADSAFRAFVIPTNEELVIAQDTARLAL; from the coding sequence ATGTCAAAAAATATTCTTATTCTTAACTGTGGTAGCTCATCTTTAAAGTTCGCTATCTTAGATCCTGTTTCTGGTGATGAAAAATTATCGGGTTTAGCAGAAAACTTTAATTTAGCTGACGCGCGTATTAAATGGAAATTAAACGGCGAAAAAGGTGCAGCAGATTTAGGTGCAGGTGCAGCTCACAGTGAAGCACTTAACTATATCGTGAAAAACATTTTAAGTGCAGAATTAAAAGACAGCATTGGTGCTATCGGTCACCGTATCGTTCACGGTGGTGAAAAATATACTTCATCTATCGTTATTACAGATGAAGTGGTTGCAGGTATCAAAGAAGCTGCAGCATTTGCACCACTTCACAACCCTGCCCACTTAATCGGTATTGAAGAAGCATTCAAAGCATTCCCTGAATTAAAAGAGAAAAACGTTGCGGTATTTGATACAGCATTCCACCAAACAATGCCTGAACACGCTTATCTCTATGCTCTTCCATACGCTTTATATAAAGAACACGGCGTACGTCGTTATGGTTTCCACGGTACAAGCCACTATTATGTGAGCCGTGAAGTCGCTAAAGTTGTGGGTGTTGAGCCGTCAAAAGTGAACGTGATTACTTGTCACTTAGGTAACGGTGCTTCTGTTGCTGCAATCCGTAATGGTGAATGTATCGATACTTCAATGGGGTTCACTCCATTAGAAGGTTTAGTAATGGGTACTCGTTCAGGTGACTTAGACCCTGCGATCATTTTCTTTATGCACAATACGTTAGGTATGTCTGTAAAAGAAATTGAAGAAACATTAGTGAAAAAATCTGGCTTATTAGGTTTAACGGGAGTAACTAGCGACTGTCGTTATTCAGAAGATAACTACTCTACTCATCCAGAAGCAAAACGTGCTATGGATAGTTTCTGCTATCGTTTAGCGAAATATATTGGTTCATATATGGCTGCATTAGGTGACGATCACTTAGATGCAATCGTATTTACGGGTGGTATTGGTGAAAATGCAGGCCCTGTGCGTGAATTAACTTTAAATTACTTAAAACTGTTCGGTATTAAAGTTGATAGCGAGAAAAACATGGCGGCTCGTTTTGGTAAATCGGGCGAAATTACGGCTGCAGATTCTGCATTCCGTGCCTTCGTTATCCCAACAAATGAAGAGCTTGTTATCGCACAAGATACAGCACGCTTAGCATTATAA
- the degS gene encoding outer membrane-stress sensor serine endopeptidase DegS, whose translation MNVKKIAQAVGFGLFSAGLILYVAPWINKHSDILTSKDIASFHDAVKIASPAVVNVYNQAFDSVGTKSTNELQVNNLGSGVIMTSSGYILTNKHVIQNADQIIVALQSGSIFNARLVGSDTLTDLAVLKIQAENLPTIPQNNGRVSQIGDVVLAIGNPLNLGQSITQGIISATGRNALSEMGRQNFIQTDASINKGNSGGALVNSLGEIVGINTLSLGKNSDELAEGLNFAIPISLANQVMNKIIKDGRVIRGYFGVNSSLFYSAKQLGVGDKGVLITGVVENGPADKAGIEPGDLILQIANVEAESPSQMMELIADMKPGTMVKVKLSRQGKMIEVNVTIGEFPEV comes from the coding sequence GTGAACGTAAAAAAAATTGCACAAGCGGTAGGTTTTGGGCTTTTTTCTGCAGGTTTAATCCTCTACGTTGCCCCTTGGATAAATAAGCATAGTGATATTTTAACAAGTAAAGATATTGCAAGTTTTCATGATGCTGTAAAAATCGCCTCTCCTGCGGTTGTTAATGTTTACAATCAAGCTTTTGATTCTGTTGGTACTAAATCAACAAATGAACTTCAGGTCAATAATCTTGGATCTGGTGTCATAATGACCTCGTCAGGCTATATTCTGACGAATAAACATGTGATTCAAAATGCAGATCAAATTATAGTTGCGTTACAATCGGGTTCTATTTTTAATGCAAGATTAGTCGGATCGGATACGCTAACTGATTTAGCAGTATTAAAAATACAAGCCGAAAATTTACCCACTATTCCTCAAAATAATGGACGTGTTTCCCAAATTGGCGATGTCGTATTAGCCATTGGTAATCCACTTAACTTAGGGCAAAGTATTACTCAAGGTATTATTAGTGCTACTGGGCGTAATGCATTATCTGAAATGGGGCGGCAGAATTTTATACAAACTGACGCATCTATCAATAAAGGAAACTCAGGCGGAGCATTAGTTAACTCCTTGGGTGAAATAGTAGGTATTAATACATTAAGCCTTGGAAAAAATAGTGATGAATTAGCGGAAGGATTAAATTTTGCGATACCGATCTCTTTAGCCAATCAAGTCATGAATAAAATCATCAAAGATGGTCGTGTTATTCGAGGTTATTTTGGTGTTAATAGCTCTTTGTTTTATTCTGCCAAGCAATTAGGAGTGGGGGATAAAGGGGTTCTTATCACTGGCGTTGTAGAGAATGGACCTGCGGATAAAGCGGGGATTGAGCCTGGAGATTTAATTCTACAAATTGCTAATGTAGAAGCAGAATCACCTTCACAGATGATGGAATTAATTGCGGATATGAAACCTGGAACAATGGTTAAAGTTAAACTATCGCGTCAGGGAAAAATGATTGAAGTAAATGTCACTATCGGTGAATTTCCAGAAGTATAG
- a CDS encoding LapA family protein yields the protein MKYIFGIVIVLAIILVAVTIGANNDQLITFNYIVAKSELRLSSLVAILFGFGLILGWFITGFFYLKVKLQNIALNRRVKRQAQQISELSLPKAE from the coding sequence ATGAAATATATTTTTGGTATTGTAATTGTTCTCGCCATTATCCTTGTTGCAGTCACTATTGGTGCAAACAACGATCAGCTTATTACATTTAATTATATTGTTGCAAAAAGCGAATTACGTTTATCTAGTTTAGTTGCAATTTTATTTGGATTTGGCCTTATCCTTGGATGGTTTATCACAGGCTTTTTCTATTTAAAAGTAAAATTACAGAATATCGCATTAAATCGTCGTGTGAAACGTCAAGCACAACAAATTAGCGAATTATCGCTACCAAAGGCTGAGTAA
- the rpsA gene encoding 30S ribosomal protein S1, with translation MTESFAQLFEESLKGQETRLGSIVKGTVVKIQKGLVFVDAGLKSESAIPAEEFFNAQGELEVQVGDVVDVALDAVEDGFGETKLSREKAKRNESWAALEKAFEEQATVVGFVNGKVKGGFTVELNGVRAFLPGSLVDTRPVRDSLNLEGQTLELKVIKLDQKRNNVVVSRRAVIETTSSADREEVLANLVEGSEVKGIVKNLTDYGAFVDLGGVDGLLHITDMAWKRVKHPSEVVTVGQEVTVKVLKFDKEKTRVSLGLKQLGQDPWAAIAQNHPVGSKLTGKVTNLTDYGCFVEILDGVEGLVHVSEMDWTNKNIHPSKVVNVGDVVEVMVLEVDEERRRISLGLKQCKANPWEHFAETHNKNDKVKGKIKSITDFGIFIGLEGGIDGLVHLSDISWNMTGEEAVRNYKKGDEVEAVVLQVDAVKERISLGIKQLESDPFTNFVDSMKKGAVVKGKVVEVDAKGVKVELADGVEGYVRAAEATRDRVEDITTVISVGDEIEAKYTGVDRKARVVNLSVRAKDEAEESAALAQVNKQEEAIPSAMAEAFKAAKGE, from the coding sequence ATGACTGAATCTTTTGCTCAACTATTTGAAGAATCACTAAAAGGTCAAGAAACCCGTTTAGGTTCTATTGTTAAAGGTACTGTGGTTAAAATCCAAAAAGGCCTTGTATTCGTAGATGCTGGTTTAAAATCAGAATCTGCAATCCCTGCTGAAGAGTTTTTCAACGCACAAGGCGAATTAGAAGTTCAAGTTGGTGATGTTGTTGATGTTGCTCTTGATGCAGTAGAAGACGGTTTCGGTGAGACCAAACTTTCTCGTGAAAAAGCGAAACGTAACGAATCTTGGGCTGCGTTAGAGAAAGCATTCGAAGAGCAAGCAACCGTTGTTGGTTTCGTAAACGGTAAAGTGAAAGGTGGCTTCACTGTTGAGTTAAACGGTGTTCGTGCATTCTTACCAGGTTCATTAGTTGATACTCGTCCTGTACGTGATTCTTTAAATCTTGAAGGTCAAACTTTAGAACTTAAAGTAATCAAATTAGACCAAAAACGTAACAACGTTGTTGTATCTCGTCGTGCAGTTATCGAAACAACAAGCTCAGCGGATCGTGAAGAAGTATTAGCGAACTTAGTTGAAGGCTCTGAAGTTAAAGGTATCGTTAAGAACTTAACAGACTATGGTGCGTTCGTTGATTTAGGTGGTGTTGATGGTTTATTACACATCACAGATATGGCATGGAAACGTGTTAAACACCCAAGTGAAGTGGTTACAGTAGGTCAAGAAGTTACTGTTAAAGTACTTAAATTCGATAAAGAGAAAACTCGTGTATCATTAGGCTTAAAACAATTAGGTCAAGATCCATGGGCTGCAATCGCTCAAAACCACCCAGTGGGTAGCAAATTAACAGGTAAAGTAACTAACTTAACAGATTATGGCTGTTTCGTTGAGATTTTAGATGGTGTTGAAGGTTTAGTTCACGTTTCAGAAATGGATTGGACAAACAAAAACATCCACCCATCTAAAGTAGTTAACGTTGGTGATGTTGTTGAGGTAATGGTACTTGAAGTTGATGAAGAACGTCGTCGTATTTCTTTAGGTTTAAAACAATGTAAAGCAAACCCATGGGAACACTTCGCGGAAACTCACAACAAAAACGATAAAGTAAAAGGTAAAATCAAATCAATCACTGATTTCGGTATCTTTATCGGTTTAGAAGGTGGCATTGACGGTTTAGTTCACTTATCTGACATTTCTTGGAATATGACTGGAGAAGAAGCTGTTCGTAACTACAAAAAAGGTGACGAAGTAGAAGCTGTTGTATTACAAGTTGATGCAGTGAAAGAGCGCATTTCTTTAGGTATCAAACAATTAGAATCTGATCCATTCACAAACTTCGTTGACAGCATGAAAAAAGGTGCTGTAGTGAAAGGCAAAGTAGTTGAAGTTGATGCTAAAGGCGTTAAAGTTGAATTAGCAGACGGCGTAGAAGGTTACGTTCGTGCAGCAGAAGCAACACGTGATCGTGTAGAAGACATCACAACAGTTATCTCTGTAGGTGACGAAATTGAAGCGAAATACACAGGTGTTGATCGTAAAGCACGTGTTGTAAATCTTTCTGTTCGTGCAAAAGACGAAGCTGAAGAATCAGCAGCGTTAGCACAAGTGAATAAGCAAGAAGAAGCTATTCCAAGTGCAATGGCAGAAGCTTTCAAAGCTGCAAAAGGTGAGTAA
- the lapB gene encoding lipopolysaccharide assembly protein LapB — MLELLFLLLPVAALYGWYMGQRSAKKDQETVNNKFSRDYVTGLNFLLSNQQEKAVDLFLSMLQKQESENQISTESQFEAELTLGNLFRSRGEVDRALRIHQALETNPNYSFEQKLLAKQQLAKDFMAAGFYDRAENYYITLLDEPEFAVNALSQLTEIYQKTKEWKKAINVAEKRLKIDPDMDKVPLSHYYCEFAQSIKSEDEKLFLFSLDKALNYAPNCARASILLGDFFLNKRDIIKALMYFESVLGQEPNYISEVLEKIKQCYIDLSDPASFELFLIKANQIKHNSSVDLALAEFIEQKDGVEAAQSKLYQQVRQYPNLITFHRFIYYQVNEAEEGRGKESLVLLHKMVGDRIKNGFQYRCLNCGYQSYRLAWQCPSCRTWESIKPIQSITEVI; from the coding sequence ATGCTTGAATTATTGTTCCTTTTACTTCCTGTTGCAGCCTTATATGGTTGGTATATGGGACAACGAAGTGCAAAAAAGGATCAAGAAACCGTTAATAATAAATTTTCCCGTGACTATGTCACGGGTTTGAATTTCCTTTTATCCAATCAACAAGAAAAAGCCGTCGATCTGTTTCTTTCTATGCTACAAAAACAAGAGTCAGAAAATCAGATTTCAACGGAGTCTCAATTTGAAGCAGAATTGACCTTAGGCAATCTTTTCCGTTCTCGAGGAGAAGTAGATAGAGCATTGCGAATCCATCAAGCTCTAGAAACAAACCCTAATTATTCATTTGAACAAAAATTACTTGCAAAACAGCAACTTGCTAAAGACTTCATGGCTGCAGGTTTTTATGATCGTGCAGAAAATTACTATATCACTTTACTAGACGAACCTGAATTTGCCGTGAATGCTTTAAGCCAACTAACCGAAATCTATCAAAAAACAAAAGAATGGAAAAAAGCCATTAATGTGGCTGAAAAAAGGCTTAAAATCGATCCTGATATGGATAAAGTTCCCTTATCTCACTATTATTGTGAATTTGCACAATCTATCAAATCAGAAGATGAAAAATTATTTTTATTCTCTTTAGATAAAGCATTAAATTATGCTCCAAATTGTGCAAGAGCATCTATCCTATTAGGTGATTTTTTCTTAAATAAACGGGATATCATAAAAGCATTAATGTATTTTGAGTCTGTTTTAGGGCAAGAGCCTAATTATATTAGTGAAGTATTAGAAAAAATAAAACAGTGCTATATTGATTTATCTGACCCAGCAAGTTTTGAGTTATTTTTAATTAAAGCAAATCAAATTAAACATAATAGTAGTGTAGATTTAGCCTTAGCAGAATTTATTGAGCAAAAAGATGGAGTAGAAGCAGCACAATCAAAGTTATATCAACAAGTTAGACAATATCCTAATTTAATTACCTTTCATCGCTTTATTTATTATCAAGTTAATGAAGCTGAAGAAGGTAGAGGAAAAGAAAGCTTGGTGTTATTACATAAAATGGTTGGAGATAGAATAAAGAATGGTTTCCAATATCGCTGTTTAAATTGCGGCTATCAAAGTTATCGTTTAGCTTGGCAATGCCCATCTTGTCGAACTTGGGAAAGTATTAAGCCAATACAAAGTATTACAGAAGTGATTTAA
- the pyrF gene encoding orotidine-5'-phosphate decarboxylase encodes MDNKIIVALDYETEAEALNFVDQVDPSLCRLKVGKEMFTTLGTNFVKQLHDRKFDVFLDLKYHDIPNTVARAVRSAADLGVWMVDLHALGGLRMMETAKQILEPYGKDAPLLIGVTVLTSMEDLDLLQIGINASPMEQVIRLAHLCQRAGLDGVVCSPQEVEVLRTHCGKDFKLVTPGIRPEGSDFGDQRRVMTPKQAIDTGADYLVIGRPITQAADPLSVLKSINQSIA; translated from the coding sequence ATGGACAACAAAATTATTGTCGCCCTTGATTATGAAACTGAAGCAGAAGCGCTAAATTTTGTGGATCAAGTTGATCCGTCTTTATGTCGTCTAAAAGTAGGAAAAGAAATGTTTACTACTTTAGGTACAAATTTTGTAAAACAGTTACATGATCGAAAATTCGATGTCTTTTTGGATTTAAAATATCATGATATTCCTAATACCGTTGCAAGAGCAGTACGTTCTGCCGCAGATTTAGGGGTATGGATGGTTGACTTGCATGCGTTAGGTGGACTTCGTATGATGGAAACTGCAAAGCAAATTTTAGAACCTTATGGTAAAGATGCGCCATTATTAATTGGTGTTACTGTATTGACCAGTATGGAAGATTTAGATTTATTGCAAATCGGGATTAATGCATCCCCAATGGAACAAGTTATTCGTCTTGCGCATTTATGCCAACGTGCAGGGTTAGATGGCGTTGTTTGCTCTCCACAAGAAGTTGAAGTATTGAGAACCCATTGTGGCAAAGATTTTAAACTCGTCACTCCAGGTATTCGTCCGGAAGGGAGTGATTTCGGCGATCAACGTCGTGTAATGACGCCAAAACAAGCGATTGATACAGGTGCTGATTATTTGGTGATCGGGCGTCCAATTACGCAAGCAGCAGATCCTCTCTCAGTGCTAAAAAGTATTAACCAATCTATCGCGTAA
- a CDS encoding integration host factor subunit beta, with the protein MTKSELIESLVAKYPVIPVKSVDESVKEILEQMMKTLEQGERIEVRGFGSFSLHYRQPRVGRNPKTGESVKLDAKYVPHFKAGKELKERVDLA; encoded by the coding sequence ATGACTAAATCGGAATTAATAGAAAGTTTAGTAGCCAAATATCCTGTCATTCCTGTAAAGTCTGTTGATGAAAGTGTCAAAGAGATTTTAGAGCAGATGATGAAAACCTTAGAGCAAGGTGAACGTATTGAAGTTCGTGGGTTTGGTAGTTTCTCTCTACATTATCGTCAACCTCGTGTTGGCCGCAATCCTAAAACAGGCGAAAGCGTTAAATTAGACGCAAAGTATGTTCCACACTTTAAAGCGGGTAAAGAGCTTAAAGAGCGTGTTGATTTAGCCTAA